One segment of Castanea sativa cultivar Marrone di Chiusa Pesio chromosome 3, ASM4071231v1 DNA contains the following:
- the LOC142628676 gene encoding uncharacterized protein LOC142628676, which produces MQMMRERMDVIMNALKGQVSSDLDDLVQRTDSPFTTLVSSCPLLLKFLMPQVESYDGSKDPLDHLESFKTIMHLQGVPDEIMYRAFPTTLKGPARIWYSRLTPNSISTFKELGAQFVSHFIKGHRYKKSTACLMSIKQREDKTLRSYISRFNKEALSIDEANNKILVVAFTNGLQKGKFLFSLYKNDPKTMSDVLYRGTKYINAEDALLAREEKPKKRERQEDTRSDKGRKMVRTGERWEDR; this is translated from the coding sequence ATGCAAATGATGAGGGAACGGATGGATGTGATTATGAATGCCCTCAAGGGTCAAGTATCCAGTGACCTCGATGACTTGGTCCAGCGAACCGATTCGCCTTTCACAACACTTGTTAGTTCATGCCCCCTTCTCCTAAAGTTTCTCATGCCTCAGGTGGAGAGTTATGATGGGTCCAAGGACCCCTTAGATCACCTAGAATCTTTCAAGACCATTATGCACCTTCAAGGTGTGCCGGATGAGATCATGTACAGAGCCTTCCCCACTACGCTGAAGGGACCTGCGAGGATATGGTACAGTAGACTGACACCGAATTCGATCAGCACTTTTAAAGAGTTGGGCGCTCAATTCGTTTCGCACTTTATTAAAGGCCACCGATACAAGAAGTCCACAGCCTGTTTGATGagtattaagcaacgagaagacaAGACGCTAAGGTCATACATATCTCGCTTTAACAAAGAGGctctctcgatagacgaggcgaACAACAAGATACTAGTAGTAGCTTTCACAAACGGGCTGCAgaagggtaagttcttattctcCTTATATAAGAATGACCCGAAGACAATGTCAGATGTGCTCTACAGGGGAACGAAGTACATAAACGCAGAAGATGCATTACTGGCTCGAGAAGAAAAACCTAAGAAGAGGGAAAGGCAGGAAGACACACGATCGGATAAGGGACGGAAGATGGTTAGAACTGGAGAGCGATGGGAAGATCGATGA